One Pseudomonadota bacterium genomic window carries:
- a CDS encoding gamma-glutamylcyclotransferase, protein MNYYFAYGSNLNAKDLFERADIELNPVGLALLPGYRLIFNYRSRSRRGGAISVTDVDATQHAVAGVLFEVPDGGLLAAIDRKEGHPNSYQRVPVSVWANGARVEAFTYITNPNREETFVQPTDAYVSVVAQGYRDHGLDIAPLHAAAAGSARASQVDGVFVYGTLLAGEERAHLVNAAGPRVDATTRGRLIDLGDYPGLVDGVGTVQGEYVPLADLENTLKALDEYEGFYAYGEGGGSLYHRILVLVSTPAGARVPWTYRYVPDAEGCPEVTGGSWRSWRTR, encoded by the coding sequence ATGAACTACTACTTCGCATACGGATCGAATCTGAACGCGAAAGACCTCTTCGAAAGAGCGGACATCGAGCTGAATCCGGTCGGGCTGGCCCTGCTCCCTGGCTACCGACTGATCTTCAACTATCGATCGCGATCACGCAGGGGCGGCGCGATCAGCGTCACTGACGTCGATGCGACGCAACACGCCGTCGCGGGGGTCTTGTTCGAGGTTCCCGACGGCGGCCTGCTCGCGGCCATAGACAGAAAAGAGGGGCACCCGAACTCCTACCAGCGCGTCCCGGTGAGCGTCTGGGCGAACGGCGCACGGGTCGAGGCCTTCACCTACATCACGAACCCAAACCGCGAGGAGACGTTCGTGCAGCCCACCGACGCGTACGTGTCCGTCGTCGCGCAGGGCTATCGCGACCACGGTCTCGACATCGCGCCGCTCCACGCGGCAGCGGCAGGATCCGCGCGCGCAAGCCAGGTCGATGGCGTGTTCGTGTACGGGACGCTTCTCGCGGGCGAAGAACGCGCCCACCTCGTCAACGCCGCCGGCCCGCGTGTGGACGCGACAACCCGTGGGCGGCTCATCGATCTGGGCGACTACCCCGGCCTTGTCGACGGCGTTGGCACGGTGCAGGGCGAGTACGTGCCCCTGGCCGATCTCGAGAACACCCTGAAGGCGCTTGATGAATACGAAGGGTTCTACGCCTATGGCGAGGGCGGCGGCTCGCTGTATCACCGCATTCTCGTTCTGGTGTCGACACCTGCTGGCGCCCGCGTCCCCTGGACGTATCGCTACGTGCCCGATGCCGAGGGCTGTCCGGAGGTCACAGGGGGGTCGTGGCGCTCCTGGCGCACGCGCTGA